A genome region from Gopherus flavomarginatus isolate rGopFla2 chromosome 9, rGopFla2.mat.asm, whole genome shotgun sequence includes the following:
- the SNRPA1 gene encoding U2 small nuclear ribonucleoprotein A' yields MVKLTAELIEQAAQYTNAVRDRELDLRGYKIPVIENLGATLDQFDAIDFSDNEIRKLDGFPLLKRLKTLLMNNNRICRIGEGLEQALPNLQEIILTNNSIVELGELDPLATIKSLTYLSILRNPVTNKKHYRLYVIHKVPQIRVLDFQKVKLKERQEAEKMFKGKRGAQLAKDIAKRTKTFNPGAGLPTDKKKAGPSTGDVEAIKNAIANATTLAEVERLKGLLQSGQIPGRERKTGPTEDVEEEMEEDIVPNGS; encoded by the exons ATGGTGAAGCTCACGGCGGAGCTGATCGAGCAGGCGGCTCAGTACACGAACGCCGTGCGGGACCGGGAGCTCGATCTGCGCG ggtacAAAATCCCCGTTATTGAGAACCTGGGCGCCACCTTGGACCAGTTCGATGCTATCGATTTCTCTGACAATGAGATCCGCAAGTTGGATGGGTTCCCTTTGCTGAAGAGGCTGAAAACATTACTGATGAATAACAACAGGATATG TCGGATCGGTGAAGGACTTGAACAGGCCTTACCCAACCTTCAGGAGATCATTCTTACCAATAATAGCATTGTGGAGCTG GGTGAACTGGATCCTTTGGCAACGATTAAATCACTGACTTACCTGAG TATTTTAAGGAACCCTGTAACAAATAAGAAGCATTACAGATTGTATGTAATCCACAAAGTCCCACAAATCAGAGTGTTGGATttccagaaagtgaaactaaaa GAGCGTCAGGAGGCAGAGAAAATGTTCAAGGGCAAACGGGGTGCACAGCTTGCAAAGGATATTGCCAAGAGAACAAAAAC TTTCAATCCAGGTGCTGGCTTACCAACTGACAAAAAGAAAGCTGGGCCCTCCACAGGAGATGTTGAAGCAATTAAG AATGCCATAGCAAATGCTACAACTTTGGCTGAAGTAGAGAGACTCAAGGGTTTGTTGCAGTCTGGTCAGATACCTGGCAGAGAACGAAAAACAG GACCCACAGAGGATGTTGAAGAGGAGATGGAAGAAGATATAGTTCCCAATGGATCTTAA